One window of the Leptospira koniambonensis genome contains the following:
- a CDS encoding LIC_13355 family lipoprotein, with protein MFRLKNIIQIYVMFTCFSLSFISCDDSKSSSGMEALLALGIGGPGFLSACDQRTPESGRGIFVADEIISAPTSNGIGFKDSDCSVDGIRGEGNFNGSLDVYSLEASGIGSSIILRWSGVKVLPASGIDFIVYENPFFVGVQNNSNSFDNVFMEPLIVEVGNDLTNWCGWDPTYTNSDPNTFVGNPIYWNRFAGITPFVYNQDSNPMTVSEVFDTDIVNGGGGGDGFDLADPNFGNSGSGCNGTLKNEIQTNGFTYIKISAAKTILTSLPIDAAHANPDIDGVIAKSVTP; from the coding sequence ATGTTCAGACTTAAGAATATCATTCAAATTTATGTAATGTTTACTTGTTTCTCTTTAAGTTTTATCAGTTGTGATGATTCTAAAAGTTCTTCCGGTATGGAGGCCCTTCTTGCTTTAGGAATAGGAGGGCCCGGATTCTTAAGTGCTTGCGATCAAAGAACTCCCGAATCAGGTCGTGGGATTTTTGTAGCGGACGAGATCATTTCAGCTCCGACAAGCAATGGTATTGGATTTAAAGATTCGGATTGTTCAGTGGACGGTATTCGCGGAGAAGGAAACTTTAACGGTTCTCTTGACGTGTATAGTTTAGAAGCTTCCGGAATCGGATCTTCAATTATACTTAGATGGTCAGGAGTAAAGGTACTTCCTGCAAGCGGTATCGATTTTATAGTTTATGAAAACCCTTTCTTCGTTGGAGTTCAAAATAACTCGAACTCCTTCGATAATGTTTTTATGGAGCCTCTAATAGTAGAGGTAGGCAATGACTTAACGAATTGGTGCGGATGGGATCCAACCTATACCAACTCAGATCCAAATACTTTTGTAGGAAATCCTATATACTGGAATCGATTCGCGGGAATCACTCCGTTCGTCTATAACCAAGACTCTAATCCAATGACTGTCTCCGAAGTTTTCGATACGGATATTGTAAACGGAGGTGGGGGTGGAGACGGTTTCGATTTAGCAGATCCTAATTTTGGAAACTCTGGTTCTGGTTGTAATGGAACGTTAAAAAACGAGATCCAAACGAATGGATTTACTTATATTAAAATATCAGCAGCTAAAACAATTTTGACCTCTCTGCCTATCGATGCGGCTCACGCAAATCCAGATATAGACGGAGTCATTGCAAAATCTGTAACCCCTTAA
- a CDS encoding LIC13354 family exoprotein, whose translation MRKFKRMAALTFAVCSLFVFANCFDLGESSKSDNQNVLALVAVAGLNPLAGNYNYYNGTPDYPGGTFTAAGNVVVGTYNISLSLVAQTMFDETFGNSYLYGEIQEIDTNKKVVYVRFTSASSFSQGNYAWLRWMVKDGKTYVCPDLSDVSTQTTLASAKDDDLDFYSDTNDINAGCGLNSGFDPAPWSRLESQN comes from the coding sequence ATGAGAAAATTCAAAAGAATGGCTGCTCTAACGTTTGCAGTATGTTCGCTATTCGTATTCGCTAATTGTTTTGATCTGGGCGAATCCAGCAAGTCAGACAATCAAAACGTTCTTGCCTTAGTAGCTGTAGCAGGATTAAACCCACTCGCAGGTAACTATAATTATTATAATGGAACTCCAGATTATCCAGGTGGGACCTTTACCGCAGCTGGAAACGTAGTTGTTGGAACATATAATATTTCTCTTTCACTCGTAGCGCAAACTATGTTCGACGAAACATTTGGCAACAGCTACTTATACGGAGAAATTCAGGAAATCGACACGAATAAAAAAGTAGTTTATGTTCGTTTTACTTCTGCTTCTTCCTTTTCCCAAGGAAATTATGCGTGGCTAAGATGGATGGTTAAAGACGGTAAAACATATGTTTGTCCAGATCTTTCAGATGTTTCCACTCAAACAACATTAGCATCAGCAAAAGATGATGATCTAGATTTTTATTCCGATACGAATGATATCAATGCAGGTTGTGGTTTGAATAGCGGCTTTGATCCGGCTCCTTGGAGCAGACTCGAATCTCAAAACTGA
- a CDS encoding flavin monoamine oxidase family protein, with protein MKITRSTFLKAGILTTAALLGSRKGNLSAQNTNSGKKVIILGGGLSGLYSAYILGKTGSKVTLIEATDRVGGRVRSIQDPSGHVVDLGAEWVSSEDKTVRSLVRELGLKLQSSPLAPDLFLGTYKKAGTWELSSKSQEILSKLVSQNSKLDTAQQQALDRISIYNYLVYQGVSPEDLTLLGHKLSLHYGDSIRVLSAEKVLSDLAQFPQRNSKIEGGMENIAKTLVMNIENTEFVFSDPVLSVDQDSTGVTVTTASGRKFNGSTCICTLPANQISNVKWNPGLDKEKLLAALRVRYSQIYKLFLVLKESPWESSPFAVHSDAAAQFLYDAGTKSDTSDKVLGVIANGDRFSVFDSANQDQKVEYIRLTLERLGLKKDLQIQRFYFTESKKDYVPNGIAEFPPGSFGSEIILRKPYDRIFFAGEHTGEITGTVEAALSSAIKAVNLV; from the coding sequence ATGAAAATTACCCGATCCACTTTTCTGAAAGCCGGAATTTTAACTACCGCTGCTTTGTTAGGAAGTCGTAAGGGAAATTTATCCGCTCAGAATACAAATTCTGGAAAAAAAGTAATCATACTTGGCGGCGGACTCTCCGGACTTTATTCAGCATACATCTTAGGAAAAACAGGAAGTAAAGTAACTCTGATAGAAGCCACTGATAGGGTGGGGGGAAGAGTTAGATCCATACAAGATCCTTCCGGTCATGTTGTGGATCTAGGAGCTGAATGGGTCTCTTCTGAAGATAAAACAGTTCGCAGTTTAGTTAGAGAATTAGGATTAAAATTACAATCTTCTCCTTTGGCTCCGGATCTGTTTTTAGGAACTTATAAAAAAGCAGGTACCTGGGAACTTTCTTCAAAATCGCAAGAGATCTTAAGTAAATTAGTATCACAAAATTCTAAATTAGATACTGCACAACAGCAAGCATTAGATCGTATTAGCATTTATAATTATCTAGTATACCAAGGAGTTAGTCCTGAAGATCTAACTTTACTTGGTCATAAACTTTCTCTTCATTATGGAGATAGTATCCGAGTTCTGTCCGCTGAAAAAGTTTTAAGCGATCTTGCACAATTTCCTCAAAGGAATAGCAAGATAGAAGGTGGAATGGAAAACATCGCCAAAACCTTGGTGATGAATATAGAAAACACTGAGTTTGTTTTTTCAGATCCAGTTCTTTCTGTAGATCAGGATTCCACTGGAGTTACGGTCACTACTGCTTCTGGAAGAAAATTTAACGGTTCTACTTGTATCTGCACTTTACCTGCGAATCAAATCTCTAATGTAAAATGGAATCCAGGTCTTGATAAAGAAAAACTTTTGGCAGCTTTAAGAGTTCGTTATTCTCAAATTTATAAATTGTTTTTGGTATTAAAAGAATCTCCTTGGGAATCTTCTCCATTTGCAGTTCATTCTGATGCTGCGGCTCAATTTTTATATGATGCAGGAACCAAGTCTGATACTTCAGATAAGGTTTTAGGAGTGATCGCAAACGGGGACAGATTCTCTGTATTTGATTCTGCCAACCAAGACCAAAAGGTAGAATATATTCGTCTTACTCTGGAGCGCTTGGGTTTGAAGAAGGATCTGCAAATCCAAAGATTCTATTTTACGGAAAGTAAAAAGGATTACGTGCCGAACGGGATCGCAGAATTCCCGCCAGGAAGTTTTGGATCAGAGATCATTTTAAGAAAACCATATGATCGTATCTTCTTTGCGGGAGAACATACCGGCGAAATTACCGGAACAGTGGAGGCCGCTCTAAGCTCTGCGATCAAAGCGGTGAATTTAGTTTAG
- a CDS encoding alpha/beta fold hydrolase, with amino-acid sequence MQTKGNILLIHGMWCRGIHLSQVQEILENEGYTCKSIDLPLHEPGADLRKLSKLGISDYLDFLEDTLKQLGWKEPLLLGHSLGGLLAQLLASRVNAKALILITPVQPKQISGLSWTGLKTIWEILITPFFWSRTNLLSKNKFAYGIYNTLSESKQKELYPTYVPESGKIAFQTFLPFLAFSQPTRANFKKVLCPVFVATTGKDRVTPPRIGRKIASKYANSRMKLYPKLSHWAITEDGIEKVLQDATSWIETEIGTHGKN; translated from the coding sequence ATGCAAACGAAAGGAAACATACTTCTCATCCATGGAATGTGGTGTAGAGGAATCCATTTATCACAAGTACAAGAAATTTTAGAGAACGAAGGTTATACCTGCAAATCGATTGACCTGCCTTTACATGAGCCTGGAGCAGATCTGCGAAAGCTTTCCAAATTAGGAATTTCGGATTACTTAGATTTTTTAGAGGATACATTAAAACAATTAGGTTGGAAAGAGCCACTCTTACTCGGGCATTCTTTAGGAGGATTGCTCGCGCAACTTCTGGCTTCTCGAGTCAATGCGAAGGCTTTGATATTAATCACTCCAGTTCAGCCTAAACAAATTAGCGGGCTTTCCTGGACTGGTCTAAAAACGATTTGGGAAATTCTAATAACTCCTTTTTTTTGGAGCAGAACGAATCTATTAAGTAAGAACAAATTCGCATACGGAATTTATAATACTTTAAGTGAATCGAAACAGAAAGAACTTTATCCAACTTACGTTCCTGAATCCGGTAAAATTGCATTCCAGACTTTCTTGCCATTCTTAGCCTTTTCTCAACCTACTCGAGCAAACTTTAAGAAAGTCCTATGTCCCGTATTTGTGGCGACAACCGGAAAAGACAGAGTGACTCCTCCTCGAATCGGCAGAAAGATAGCATCCAAATATGCAAATTCTAGAATGAAACTATATCCGAAACTTTCTCATTGGGCAATAACGGAAGATGGGATCGAAAAAGTTCTACAAGATGCAACTAGTTGGATCGAAACAGAAATAGGAACGCATGGGAAAAACTAA
- a CDS encoding toprim domain-containing protein, whose product MSTAKTKTEKKPATGGERNFKKLSNVEHVRMRTGMWLGQNSASTFEQHFFRKNSGNLYEIVHEELEDVPAKLKCLDEACMNAVDEYRKNQKDKAIPEKDKMSKLIIQLSSDKKTVTVADNGRGIPAKNAEGVYLHLMYGENFDDHVKQDHVAGQNGVGISLVRMVSSYFKVKTTNDGSTFKKLFTIHEDAKKQIRSYKLSKEDTERAFLYFDEHGKFDDCPLLTKDQIEKLGPISKKTNMIEAIEKASKEDHGTAVEFELNPKYFNNIDTSFNVDLMKQYLQDIAMTNPGLEVQFVHKGKKEKYKFKKGLDEIFSHSDLTYYKMDYNAPAAGSQLHLEAYLVIGQNKNLTWVNSIFAPQGGSAIEYLENRLCDEVRKKSQIVSLEKKLKTSCTRNDVRNCFHMYVNMRLLNPRFKSQDKSYLINDLNEDIRNAVDKHLDKFIKKTGLLEEVKLQMEKRTQLKAFEDAQRGLKKASKMNIPKLMPPTGKSGDAGRVLFVAEGDSAIAGLRPARNPKLHGLFPLRGKPMNCKGVSLAKAIANEELKNIVAILGLPLDQKVKSIDELNYEKISIITDADFDGYAIRSLMLSFFYEYWPELFELGLIHISSAPLYEVDVKMGDSKKAETVFCIDDKDYDALVKRVEKSGGQIVRKKRNKGLGETGKEAMKFAVDECMTKITIGNKKEASKIQNLWFHKDFAEQRRDAISEYAMSVIED is encoded by the coding sequence ATGAGTACTGCTAAAACCAAAACCGAAAAGAAGCCCGCGACCGGAGGGGAACGGAACTTCAAAAAACTCTCCAACGTAGAACACGTAAGGATGAGGACCGGAATGTGGTTGGGGCAAAACTCTGCTTCCACATTCGAGCAGCATTTTTTCCGTAAGAACAGCGGCAATTTATACGAGATCGTTCATGAGGAATTGGAAGATGTTCCTGCCAAATTAAAATGTTTGGACGAGGCTTGTATGAACGCGGTAGACGAATACCGCAAGAACCAAAAGGACAAGGCTATCCCTGAAAAGGATAAGATGTCCAAACTGATCATCCAACTTTCTTCCGATAAAAAAACTGTAACAGTTGCTGATAACGGAAGAGGTATCCCAGCAAAAAATGCAGAAGGTGTATATCTGCATTTGATGTATGGAGAGAACTTTGACGACCATGTAAAACAGGATCATGTGGCCGGTCAGAATGGTGTGGGTATTTCTTTGGTAAGAATGGTTTCTTCTTACTTTAAAGTAAAAACTACTAACGATGGTAGCACTTTCAAAAAACTATTCACTATTCACGAAGATGCAAAGAAGCAGATCCGTTCTTATAAACTTTCTAAAGAAGATACTGAAAGAGCTTTCTTATACTTTGATGAGCATGGAAAATTCGATGATTGTCCTCTTCTTACAAAAGACCAGATCGAAAAATTAGGTCCGATCAGCAAAAAAACAAACATGATCGAAGCGATAGAAAAAGCTTCTAAAGAAGATCATGGAACCGCTGTCGAATTCGAACTAAATCCAAAGTATTTTAATAATATAGATACTTCCTTCAATGTAGATTTGATGAAACAATATCTGCAGGACATTGCGATGACCAACCCAGGATTGGAAGTTCAATTTGTTCATAAAGGTAAGAAGGAAAAGTATAAGTTCAAAAAAGGTTTGGATGAGATATTCTCCCATTCAGATCTTACTTACTACAAAATGGACTATAATGCGCCTGCTGCTGGATCCCAATTACATCTAGAAGCATACTTAGTAATCGGTCAGAACAAAAACCTAACTTGGGTGAACTCAATCTTTGCTCCTCAAGGTGGTTCTGCAATTGAGTATCTGGAAAACAGACTATGCGACGAAGTTCGTAAAAAAAGCCAGATCGTTTCCTTAGAGAAAAAACTCAAAACAAGCTGTACTCGTAACGACGTAAGAAACTGCTTCCATATGTATGTGAACATGAGGTTATTAAATCCTCGTTTCAAATCTCAAGATAAGTCTTATCTAATCAATGACTTGAATGAAGATATTCGTAATGCAGTAGATAAACACTTAGATAAGTTCATTAAAAAAACCGGCTTACTGGAAGAAGTTAAACTCCAAATGGAGAAAAGAACTCAGCTGAAAGCTTTCGAAGACGCACAACGCGGCCTCAAAAAAGCAAGTAAGATGAATATTCCTAAACTCATGCCTCCTACAGGAAAATCTGGAGATGCAGGAAGGGTATTATTCGTAGCTGAGGGAGATTCTGCAATCGCTGGTCTTCGTCCTGCAAGAAATCCTAAACTTCATGGTTTGTTCCCTTTAAGAGGAAAGCCAATGAACTGTAAGGGTGTCTCTCTTGCAAAAGCGATCGCGAACGAAGAGTTAAAAAATATAGTAGCGATCCTTGGACTTCCTCTAGACCAAAAAGTAAAGTCGATAGATGAACTGAATTACGAAAAAATAAGTATCATTACGGATGCGGACTTCGACGGGTACGCAATCCGCTCCTTAATGCTTTCTTTCTTTTACGAGTATTGGCCAGAACTTTTTGAATTAGGACTCATCCATATTTCCAGTGCTCCTCTATACGAGGTAGATGTGAAAATGGGAGACTCCAAAAAAGCAGAAACTGTCTTTTGTATCGACGATAAAGATTACGATGCTCTAGTCAAACGAGTGGAAAAATCCGGCGGCCAGATCGTTCGCAAAAAACGGAATAAAGGACTCGGAGAAACTGGAAAAGAAGCAATGAAATTTGCTGTAGATGAGTGTATGACTAAGATCACCATCGGAAACAAAAAAGAAGCTTCTAAGATCCAAAACCTTTGGTTCCACAAAGACTTTGCAGAACAAAGAAGGGATGCAATCTCTGAATACGCAATGAGTGTAATCGAAGACTAA
- a CDS encoding DNA gyrase subunit A has product MKDSNKPGKESFPKIPFEDQVNDDQRKYSRYVCDSRAIPHEIDGLKPVQRRILWAMWNSDARNRFTKTVKVAGLAMGYHPHGDRSIQDALSQMAQDFTFANNRPLVAGEGTFGDVLDPSAIASPRYTEVKLSDFVKDLGFFESLPDIDYVKNYDETEDEPIHFVGKVPIVLLNNIMGIATGFRCFIPGHKLSAIINSQINYLKTKKPLPLKPWYKDYKGEVKMAKTEAGNITMTTTFGFTWEGDTLYLTDAPMNWNREKVINLLDDILERKDSWLKDYVDHSSQTFRIELNYKKGEKPSAKEISAVISKEDTQTLANNVITYDGRLKNFGPEEIIKRFCDFRKTHLIRRFKRLAGLEQEKIERNSELIRFIKEKWNEKVIGIKSKKDFEDKLQKAKFVYYEWLASIPIYRMTLEEVRKCEEAIVEAKSALSRYQGLVKEDKKLTEFMVGELSELKDKWDKE; this is encoded by the coding sequence ATGAAAGATTCCAATAAACCAGGCAAAGAAAGCTTCCCAAAAATACCATTTGAGGACCAAGTCAACGACGATCAGAGAAAATACTCTCGATATGTCTGCGATTCTAGGGCAATTCCTCATGAAATCGATGGGTTAAAGCCCGTTCAAAGAAGAATTCTTTGGGCAATGTGGAATTCGGACGCAAGGAACCGTTTTACTAAGACTGTAAAAGTAGCGGGACTTGCGATGGGATATCACCCGCACGGAGATAGATCCATCCAAGATGCTCTTTCTCAGATGGCTCAGGATTTTACATTCGCAAACAACCGGCCATTAGTTGCTGGAGAAGGTACTTTCGGTGACGTTTTGGATCCAAGTGCGATCGCTTCTCCTCGATACACTGAGGTAAAACTTTCCGACTTCGTAAAAGATCTGGGATTTTTCGAAAGTTTACCTGATATAGATTACGTTAAAAATTATGATGAAACAGAAGACGAACCAATTCACTTCGTTGGAAAAGTTCCAATCGTTCTTCTGAATAATATTATGGGAATTGCAACTGGTTTCCGTTGTTTTATCCCAGGCCATAAACTTTCTGCGATCATCAACTCTCAGATCAATTATCTCAAAACAAAAAAGCCTCTTCCTTTAAAACCTTGGTACAAGGATTATAAGGGCGAAGTGAAAATGGCTAAGACCGAAGCGGGCAATATCACAATGACCACTACCTTCGGTTTTACTTGGGAAGGGGATACTCTCTATCTTACAGATGCTCCTATGAACTGGAATAGAGAGAAGGTAATCAATCTTCTAGATGATATTCTGGAAAGAAAAGATTCTTGGCTCAAAGACTATGTGGACCATTCCAGCCAAACTTTCCGTATAGAACTGAATTATAAGAAAGGTGAAAAACCTAGCGCGAAAGAGATCTCGGCAGTTATCTCTAAAGAAGATACCCAAACTCTTGCAAATAACGTGATCACTTATGATGGCCGTTTGAAAAACTTCGGACCAGAAGAGATCATCAAACGTTTCTGTGATTTCAGAAAGACCCACTTGATCCGCAGGTTCAAACGTCTTGCAGGTTTGGAACAAGAGAAGATTGAAAGAAACTCCGAATTGATCCGCTTCATCAAAGAAAAGTGGAACGAAAAAGTAATCGGTATTAAATCCAAAAAGGATTTCGAAGATAAACTCCAAAAAGCAAAATTCGTGTACTACGAATGGTTAGCTTCCATCCCAATTTATAGAATGACTTTAGAAGAAGTTCGCAAATGTGAAGAAGCTATCGTAGAGGCAAAATCTGCCCTTTCCAGATACCAAGGGCTTGTGAAAGAAGATAAAAAATTAACAGAATTCATGGTCGGAGAATTATCCGAACTGAAGGATAAATGGGACAAGGAATGA
- a CDS encoding LIC_13346 family putative lipoprotein: protein MELKSRSYLRVTFFLLGLTYLFFSLSCSLLTEWTEEKPLVSDLPSIRIYSNISSIHPSSESFRNQPGHLRYLVLQTQASKEKIWTGEVDLWETKEDFHTSLPKGIVFPKLSFRASLFSGVARLEDGEYSNPKQVSFYPQGALSWSWEGEGLKSGPQVSSPKQLNLSDWGILYNFSQSGIVWVAKEYRSLGKNVELNWENVRNSRTSLSTDYTSPGGRSFPYADYDYRNQIFQYVNLIEGRLPVWTFREEGEYRWAWGILPEDLLSSKNVSQWKQKRKDELVSMHFYDAANNIPFTALADLKNYPIILLKDYDNARK, encoded by the coding sequence TTGGAACTGAAGTCTCGATCTTATCTCAGAGTAACATTCTTCTTACTAGGTTTGACCTATTTGTTTTTTTCTTTGTCCTGTTCTCTTTTGACGGAATGGACTGAAGAAAAACCTTTAGTATCCGACCTCCCGAGTATTCGGATCTATTCTAATATTAGTTCGATCCATCCAAGTTCGGAATCTTTCCGAAATCAACCTGGCCACCTAAGATATTTAGTATTACAGACCCAAGCATCTAAGGAAAAAATTTGGACTGGCGAAGTTGATCTTTGGGAAACCAAGGAAGATTTCCATACTTCTCTTCCGAAAGGGATCGTTTTTCCTAAATTAAGTTTTAGAGCTTCCTTATTCTCTGGCGTGGCTAGATTAGAAGATGGAGAATATTCTAATCCTAAACAAGTTTCATTTTATCCGCAAGGCGCTCTTTCTTGGAGTTGGGAAGGAGAAGGTCTCAAATCCGGACCGCAAGTTTCTTCTCCTAAACAACTTAATCTTTCAGATTGGGGAATCCTATATAATTTTTCCCAATCAGGAATTGTATGGGTCGCCAAAGAATACAGAAGTTTAGGTAAAAATGTAGAATTGAATTGGGAAAATGTTCGTAATAGCCGGACCAGTTTGAGCACTGATTATACAAGCCCAGGTGGCAGAAGTTTTCCATACGCAGACTACGATTATAGGAACCAAATCTTCCAGTATGTAAATTTGATAGAAGGTAGACTTCCTGTTTGGACATTCAGAGAAGAAGGTGAATATCGTTGGGCTTGGGGAATTCTTCCTGAAGATCTATTATCTTCTAAGAATGTATCCCAATGGAAACAGAAGAGAAAGGATGAACTCGTATCCATGCATTTTTATGATGCTGCGAATAATATTCCGTTTACTGCCTTGGCCGATTTGAAGAACTATCCAATCATCCTCTTAAAAGATTACGACAATGCCAGAAAATAA
- the gltX gene encoding glutamate--tRNA ligase encodes MPENKEVRTRFAPSPTGFLHVGGARTALFNYLYAKSQGGKFLLRVEDTDQARSTEESFKTILESLKWLGIEWDEGPHVGGPYGPYVQSERISIYKEHTEKLISEGKAYRCFCTQEELEAKKKQAEAMGVPYVYDGLHANMSESEVQEKLKAGTPYSVRFKTPSKTLIFDDIIQGKVKFETKLIGDFIIVKSDGFPSYNYAVVVDDGLMKISHVIRGVGHLSNTPRQILIYEALGFPVPEFAHASEIVGMDGKKLSKRAGATSILAFRDLGYLPETFLNYMALLGWTSPDGQEYLPGDILPKTFDVHRCSKSPSTFDVFRKPKGGDEEVATNFSSLDQIAEAMNPKSKLNWLSNKYIRELPIQKVADSLAPFLENRTDIPAEYRDPKNKELHSLVDSVRVYLDNLRQAPDYIAEFFVSDLKVEDGEAKEILAQEFSPKVVSTFYELLKKSDPKTDEDYKALMTQAGEQTGQKGKTLFMPIRVSATGKAHGLELPILFPLLGKEKLLKRIEKISVQVGISLP; translated from the coding sequence ATGCCAGAAAATAAGGAAGTTAGAACCAGGTTCGCACCATCACCTACCGGTTTTCTTCATGTGGGCGGAGCTAGAACCGCTTTATTCAATTACTTATACGCCAAATCCCAAGGCGGAAAATTTTTACTAAGGGTAGAAGATACGGATCAAGCCAGATCCACCGAAGAATCTTTTAAAACCATCCTTGAATCCCTAAAATGGTTAGGAATAGAATGGGATGAAGGTCCTCATGTAGGAGGTCCTTACGGTCCTTATGTACAATCCGAAAGGATCTCAATCTATAAAGAACATACTGAAAAGTTAATCTCTGAAGGAAAAGCCTACCGCTGCTTCTGTACCCAAGAAGAACTAGAAGCGAAGAAAAAACAGGCTGAGGCAATGGGAGTTCCGTACGTATACGACGGACTTCATGCGAACATGAGCGAATCAGAAGTTCAGGAAAAACTGAAAGCAGGAACTCCGTATTCTGTTCGTTTTAAAACTCCTTCTAAAACTTTGATCTTCGATGATATCATCCAAGGAAAAGTGAAGTTCGAAACAAAATTGATCGGTGACTTCATCATTGTAAAATCAGACGGGTTCCCTTCTTATAACTACGCTGTGGTTGTAGATGATGGTCTCATGAAAATTTCTCATGTGATCCGTGGAGTGGGGCACCTTTCTAATACACCTCGTCAAATTCTTATCTATGAGGCTTTGGGATTTCCTGTTCCTGAGTTTGCTCACGCTTCTGAGATCGTGGGAATGGACGGTAAAAAATTATCCAAACGTGCGGGAGCTACTTCTATATTAGCATTTCGTGATTTAGGTTATCTTCCTGAGACATTCTTAAATTATATGGCTCTACTTGGTTGGACTTCTCCAGATGGTCAGGAATATCTGCCAGGCGATATTCTTCCTAAAACATTCGATGTACATCGTTGTTCTAAATCACCATCTACTTTTGATGTATTCAGAAAACCAAAAGGTGGGGATGAAGAAGTAGCGACTAACTTCTCCAGCCTAGATCAAATCGCAGAAGCGATGAATCCTAAGTCCAAATTGAATTGGCTTTCGAATAAATATATTAGAGAACTTCCGATCCAAAAGGTCGCAGATAGTCTTGCTCCATTTCTGGAAAACAGAACGGATATTCCGGCAGAATACAGAGATCCAAAAAACAAGGAATTACATTCCCTAGTGGATAGCGTTAGGGTTTATCTAGATAATTTACGCCAGGCACCTGACTATATCGCAGAATTTTTCGTATCCGATCTGAAAGTAGAGGATGGAGAAGCGAAAGAGATTTTGGCCCAAGAATTTTCTCCAAAAGTGGTTAGTACATTTTACGAATTATTAAAAAAGTCGGACCCTAAAACCGATGAAGATTATAAGGCTTTAATGACCCAAGCGGGAGAGCAGACCGGCCAAAAGGGAAAGACCCTATTTATGCCGATCCGAGTCTCCGCTACAGGAAAAGCTCACGGACTCGAGTTACCTATCCTATTCCCTCTCTTAGGGAAGGAAAAGCTACTCAAACGAATAGAGAAAATCTCGGTACAAGTAGGAATTTCTTTACCTTAG
- a CDS encoding ATP-binding protein — protein sequence MRDTADSLLVRHHSGSYVMFLPPDLASIREFRRALRQSLEENTFISKDIQQIELAADEALTNSISANYNSSSEETIICRWIVDNSKFTLWIVDYGSGLKKEKIEEQVAEVKPSSLQEFLKKVKTYQEGKCEVLPNRGKLTQHRNLGKGLLIMQSLMDSVKIMYHCKEGKISSDPTDSSIRGSIIELAFDSKKHSL from the coding sequence ATGAGGGATACGGCCGATTCACTTTTGGTTAGGCATCATTCGGGTTCGTACGTTATGTTCCTGCCTCCTGACTTAGCTAGCATTCGGGAGTTCAGAAGAGCACTTCGTCAATCCCTAGAAGAGAATACCTTTATCTCTAAAGATATCCAGCAGATTGAGCTCGCCGCAGACGAGGCACTCACAAACTCTATCTCCGCAAATTATAATTCTAGTTCTGAAGAAACGATCATCTGTAGATGGATCGTAGATAATTCTAAATTTACCTTATGGATCGTGGACTATGGTTCCGGTCTTAAAAAAGAAAAAATAGAAGAGCAGGTCGCAGAAGTTAAACCTTCTTCTCTCCAAGAATTCTTGAAAAAAGTAAAAACCTACCAAGAAGGTAAATGTGAGGTGCTTCCGAATAGAGGAAAACTTACCCAGCATAGAAACTTGGGTAAAGGTTTACTCATCATGCAATCTTTAATGGACTCAGTGAAGATCATGTATCACTGCAAAGAAGGAAAAATTTCCTCTGATCCTACTGATTCCAGTATCCGTGGCTCTATTATCGAATTAGCATTCGATTCTAAAAAACACTCGCTTTGA